A genomic segment from Gemmatimonadota bacterium encodes:
- a CDS encoding alpha-N-acetylglucosaminidase C-terminal domain-containing protein — translation SDSSLGYDGYVIRCTGNVLALAGRRPYSALYAVYRLFEEHLGCGFFEEGEQIPRKDTVSIGELAEYRKPRFKWRMYFANMQDAYSGMRWWTWEELRPWIDYLVKKRFNILESGNIADCCGIGALAANRLGVPVELTDWQKERIALLRRVFDYAREAGIRIRYRMQLHVGTPAVNPGFSPYADGRQLQVFVDGYEAMTGAGISVAPLEWCGESEIVLDPRDPATRRFTTAVVESYGEALGTDHLYSLWLPTEETWVEEDPDRAAELTHASVDGMIQAIRDGDPDAVLFSPRVCTDNPTEAAQARAVRDAGLPVIGNMFLNHAGRMYDFLRCDYYWGLPWSTGMCGQCGRETNPNGDIETAIDNARSLTDHPRAANLQGFMVSSETNHRNVMTMDLYAELSWNPSDVEPDDYVERWNRRRYGPAAEGTRPAVRIFAETIMAYFDPCTHNGPLYRNWDGTLLPGLTSGSVKRLIGFLPALHDMLEILLSKYNDLKGSPMYRFDLVDIGRTYLAGIFNHRLAHTRKAFRAGDGERFERMAEETEQVMHAMARYCSAHEQFRLKTHDEWAARWPEIVPGHANSESNWITFTALISLENWQVLLDYLPEDFAEMIVHYFLPRVRQYVDRMRTLMERGEDISERLVDRDSDVDLPSRVANWSTPRGNTPWSPYGDTCEPELTGEDEALALRLIKAGSVSGRYDFYVGPLDVLVREMLDAFPPPEDIDEILAEEDYAPPGNRLVLHGVPGETIEGFNVPGFVERVVVPRELHDIIAVREVRREYNIARGEIALYQVTVMPTVHLVRHEDEPAPSDGHDVAIFSFNFRDSEYKVWFDSGTDLDVASFVVALTPATG, via the coding sequence TCCGATTCCAGCCTGGGCTACGACGGCTACGTCATCCGGTGTACCGGCAATGTCCTGGCGCTTGCCGGCCGCCGGCCCTACTCCGCGCTGTACGCCGTGTACCGGCTGTTCGAAGAACATCTGGGATGCGGCTTCTTTGAAGAAGGCGAGCAGATCCCCCGGAAAGATACCGTCTCGATAGGCGAACTGGCGGAATACCGCAAGCCCCGCTTCAAGTGGCGGATGTACTTCGCGAACATGCAGGACGCTTACAGCGGCATGCGCTGGTGGACCTGGGAGGAGCTCAGGCCCTGGATCGACTATCTGGTCAAGAAACGTTTCAACATCCTCGAGAGCGGCAACATCGCGGACTGTTGCGGTATCGGCGCGCTGGCGGCCAACCGGCTGGGCGTTCCGGTGGAACTGACCGACTGGCAGAAGGAGCGTATCGCGTTGTTGCGTCGGGTATTCGACTATGCCCGGGAAGCCGGCATCCGAATCCGTTACCGCATGCAGCTTCACGTGGGCACGCCCGCGGTGAATCCCGGTTTTTCACCCTATGCGGACGGCCGCCAGTTGCAGGTGTTCGTGGACGGTTACGAGGCTATGACCGGCGCCGGGATCAGCGTCGCGCCGCTGGAATGGTGCGGCGAATCCGAGATCGTCCTTGACCCGCGGGATCCCGCGACCCGGCGGTTCACCACCGCCGTGGTGGAATCGTACGGAGAGGCGCTGGGTACAGACCACCTCTACAGCCTCTGGCTGCCCACGGAGGAGACCTGGGTGGAGGAAGATCCGGACAGGGCCGCAGAACTCACCCACGCCTCGGTCGACGGCATGATCCAGGCCATCCGGGACGGCGATCCGGACGCGGTGCTGTTCAGTCCCCGGGTGTGCACGGACAATCCCACGGAGGCGGCCCAGGCGCGGGCGGTACGGGACGCCGGCCTGCCCGTGATCGGCAACATGTTCCTCAACCACGCTGGGAGGATGTACGACTTCCTCCGGTGCGACTACTACTGGGGGCTGCCGTGGTCCACGGGCATGTGCGGCCAGTGCGGCAGGGAGACCAATCCCAACGGCGACATCGAAACGGCGATCGACAACGCCCGTTCGCTGACGGATCATCCCAGGGCGGCCAACCTGCAGGGATTCATGGTTTCGTCGGAAACCAATCACCGGAACGTGATGACCATGGATCTGTACGCGGAGCTGTCGTGGAACCCCTCGGACGTGGAACCGGACGACTATGTCGAGCGCTGGAACCGCAGACGGTACGGTCCGGCGGCGGAAGGCACCCGCCCGGCCGTACGGATATTCGCCGAAACGATCATGGCGTACTTCGATCCCTGCACCCACAACGGCCCCCTGTACCGGAACTGGGACGGGACTTTGCTTCCCGGTCTCACCTCCGGGTCCGTCAAGCGGCTCATCGGGTTTCTTCCGGCCCTCCACGACATGCTCGAGATCCTCCTCTCCAAATACAACGACCTCAAGGGTTCCCCCATGTACCGCTTCGACCTGGTGGACATCGGCCGGACGTACCTGGCGGGCATCTTCAACCATCGCCTGGCCCACACGCGCAAGGCCTTCCGCGCCGGGGACGGCGAACGGTTCGAACGCATGGCGGAGGAGACGGAGCAGGTGATGCACGCCATGGCGCGATATTGCAGCGCCCACGAGCAGTTCAGGCTCAAGACCCACGACGAATGGGCGGCCCGATGGCCCGAGATCGTGCCGGGCCACGCCAACAGCGAAAGCAACTGGATCACCTTCACCGCCCTGATCTCCCTGGAAAACTGGCAGGTGCTGCTGGACTACCTCCCGGAGGATTTCGCCGAGATGATCGTCCATTACTTCCTCCCTCGGGTGCGGCAATACGTCGACCGGATGCGGACGCTCATGGAACGGGGGGAGGACATATCGGAGCGGCTGGTAGACCGGGATTCGGACGTCGATTTGCCCTCTCGCGTGGCGAACTGGTCGACGCCCCGGGGTAACACGCCCTGGTCGCCCTACGGGGATACCTGCGAACCCGAGTTGACCGGAGAGGACGAGGCCCTTGCCCTCCGACTCATCAAGGCCGGTTCCGTGAGCGGCCGGTACGACTTCTACGTGGGGCCGCTGGATGTCCTCGTCCGTGAGATGCTGGACGCCTTCCCGCCTCCCGAAGACATCGACGAGATCCTCGCGGAGGAGGACTACGCGCCGCCGGGCAACCGATTGGTATTGCACGGGGTTCCCGGCGAAACGATCGAGGGGTTCAACGTGCCCGGTTTCGTGGAAAGGGTCGTCGTTCCCCGTGAACTCCACGATATCATCGCCGTGCGCGAAGTGCGCAGGGAATACAACATCGCACGGGGCGAGATCGCCCTGTACCAGGTGACCGTGATGCCGACGGTCCACCTGGTCCGCCACGAGGACGAGCCCGCCCCCTCGGACGGTCACGACGTTGCGATATTCTCGTTCAATTTCCGAGACTCCGAATACAAGGTGTGGTTCGACAGCGGGACGGATCTGGACGTGGCTTCTTTCGTGGTAGCCCTAACCCCGGCAACAGGTTAA
- a CDS encoding phytanoyl-CoA dioxygenase family protein, with protein sequence MSSAPTDYDLDLKVAELKISGFTTFENLVAPEKIDRIREAFMPRLDRLKAREEHEIHPKERGEVRTGKGRQQFVNRYTLHVPWEPPFSDPELYENPVVLAFLERYWDTDDFHIDCYHSNNPYPGSEFQPWHRDLHLITPHIGLPVCPHFGIKFPLVDTSEENGSFEIMPGTQYLADPDLEKTYNDVLLRGDFPPAHRLNLKKGTLWVQDPRTLHRGTPNRSDHVRAELVICYSRPWFRNATIDMTAAEYAKLSDRGRALLSRSRIVAA encoded by the coding sequence ATGTCGTCCGCGCCGACCGACTACGATCTCGACCTGAAGGTGGCGGAACTCAAGATCAGTGGATTCACGACTTTCGAAAATCTGGTCGCACCGGAGAAAATCGACCGCATACGGGAGGCTTTCATGCCGCGGCTCGACCGGCTCAAGGCGCGCGAAGAACATGAGATCCACCCGAAGGAAAGGGGCGAAGTCCGCACGGGCAAAGGACGACAGCAGTTCGTCAATCGCTATACCCTACACGTACCCTGGGAGCCGCCCTTCTCCGATCCGGAGCTTTATGAGAACCCCGTAGTACTGGCGTTTCTCGAACGATACTGGGACACCGACGATTTCCACATCGACTGCTACCACTCCAACAATCCCTATCCGGGCAGTGAGTTCCAGCCCTGGCACCGGGACCTGCACCTGATTACGCCCCACATCGGCCTGCCGGTCTGCCCCCATTTCGGCATCAAGTTTCCCCTGGTGGACACCAGCGAAGAGAACGGCAGCTTCGAGATCATGCCGGGCACGCAGTACCTGGCGGACCCCGACTTGGAGAAAACTTACAATGACGTACTGCTGCGGGGGGATTTCCCGCCCGCGCACCGGCTGAACCTGAAGAAGGGCACGCTCTGGGTGCAGGATCCGAGGACCCTCCACCGGGGCACGCCGAACCGGTCGGACCATGTCCGGGCGGAACTGGTCATTTGCTATTCGCGGCCGTGGTTCCGCAACGCCACGATCGACATGACTGCAGCGGAATACGCTAAGCTGTCGGATCGCGGCAGGGCACTGCTGTCACGCAGCAGGATCGTGGCGGCATGA
- a CDS encoding phytanoyl-CoA dioxygenase family protein has product MLSSGQIEHFHTFGFLVIRRAFTGEEVEALIREAAAACAEKLGRDIGDEEWLWDGKFVESRPALTRLVEDDRIYLSMQDLLGNELIWIGSEVMWGIDPGLADHTWHFDGHKTARHLDYPRTKVMLYLDPQRKESGALGVIPGSHRDPFHQSLLPLQDAHLGGDPTPFGVDGPRIPACAIETDPGDIVFFNQWLYHAVYGKAGKRRVIVFKFGPRPKKDDHLLMLREGAPDVFTPHAAFRKSGRPRIRHLVGGVGALGRKAESLA; this is encoded by the coding sequence ATGCTGTCCAGCGGGCAGATTGAACACTTCCACACCTTCGGATTCCTGGTCATTCGCCGGGCCTTTACCGGGGAGGAAGTAGAGGCGCTGATCCGGGAGGCCGCCGCGGCGTGTGCGGAGAAGCTCGGCCGCGACATCGGCGACGAGGAATGGCTTTGGGACGGGAAGTTCGTGGAGTCGCGCCCGGCGCTGACTCGGCTGGTGGAAGACGACCGGATCTACCTGTCCATGCAGGATCTCCTGGGCAACGAACTCATCTGGATCGGATCGGAGGTCATGTGGGGGATCGATCCCGGGCTGGCGGACCACACCTGGCATTTCGACGGTCACAAGACGGCGCGGCATCTCGACTACCCGCGGACCAAGGTCATGCTCTATCTCGATCCGCAGCGGAAGGAATCCGGCGCGCTGGGGGTCATACCGGGTTCCCACCGGGATCCTTTTCACCAATCGCTATTGCCCCTCCAGGACGCCCATCTCGGCGGAGATCCCACCCCGTTCGGCGTCGACGGCCCCCGGATCCCCGCCTGTGCCATCGAAACCGATCCGGGCGACATCGTCTTCTTCAACCAGTGGTTGTATCACGCGGTGTACGGCAAGGCGGGGAAACGGCGGGTGATCGTGTTCAAGTTCGGTCCCCGGCCGAAGAAGGATGACCACCTGCTCATGCTGCGGGAGGGCGCTCCGGATGTGTTTACGCCTCACGCCGCCTTCAGGAAGAGCGGGCGTCCCCGGATACGACATCTGGTCGGGGGGGTGGGAGCGCTCGGCAGGAAGGCGGAGAGCCTGGCCTGA
- a CDS encoding efflux RND transporter permease subunit produces the protein MFRFLTPANWTAFAFRRPVTVFMVLVSAILFGAVSFRLLPLEFIPAIEGTRMNVWVPYPNSTPEDNVQMIVRPLEGELKTLRGLLRVESNARTNGVSVNLRFDHDTDMKLAYVEVRDRVERVRPRLPDGIDRIWVRKFSTTDIPIMWLAMSWHGDQDALFQVVDEQLRPRLERLDGIAGIDTWGSQSRQVIIDMDEDLLKAYRVNPEQFLGAMEQANMDSPGGYVEDGGFRYLVRLTGAFESVEDIRAFPINERGLRLGDVADVAYRKPTSQWGYRLDGQDAVGMVIRKESNANTVEVTAAVRETLDELTRDPRWPGLTYHVFFQQSTWILSSLSALGNAGMWGGLFAVGVLFFFLRRYRTTFIIAASIPASILVTFTAMYFINTSYQILSLNLISLMGLMLGIGMLVDNAVVVLENILRLRRQGMEPVKAAIQGAREVAVAVSAATLTTAIVFLPLLFIDGGGAQTQMRELGLVITISLVSSLVMSLSFIPLLASRLLKDGALPAVGLLDALEDRYSRLIGWVLNHRLDVALILGGFVILTMLIPMQKVKLDNTPTDQRQVWMYVEPGPFLDLEETDRFVTERENEWLAAADSLNIKAIRTDFRPGRVWFNVYLKNERDDSVWEGLVHKAKYPWVWASLAVCACLLVALRKKPYAFQAMAVATALYVAILLILGTQGGTETYRSSEEVAKVLRETIPEAPGRVVRWRWGEEGEEDPRVSIALSGEDPRVLEQIAGDVNARLSQLPEITTITTDLDNDDTQDELRVTVDRDLAGKFGLTPQRIAAMTLSGIRGQEMRRLKTADREIRVWLQTDEEDRQTVHQLRDQAVYLDDGTQLPLATMAGFSQSPAFRTIYRRDSQTILMVRANTTTEGIENLGTRISGSLADLALPRGYSWRLGERWEQLEEDTQTMALAAMLALVAVLLLLGSLFESYIDPLIIVLVSIPFAYFGCYWMLFATGTHMSVLALIGVVILIGVVVNNAIVFIDHIKHLEKEGGLKGREAIIQAGRDRLRPILMTALTTMLGLLPMAIGNASLGDLPYYPMGRSVMGGLIFSTIGAMIALPLVYSAFEDLRSWWRGILARIRQPV, from the coding sequence ATGTTTCGATTCCTGACGCCCGCTAACTGGACCGCTTTCGCGTTCCGCAGGCCGGTGACGGTCTTCATGGTGCTGGTCAGCGCGATCCTGTTCGGCGCGGTCTCCTTCAGACTGCTTCCCCTGGAATTCATCCCGGCGATCGAAGGAACGAGGATGAACGTCTGGGTCCCCTATCCCAATTCCACCCCGGAGGACAATGTTCAGATGATCGTCCGGCCTCTCGAGGGAGAGCTGAAGACCCTCCGGGGACTGCTTCGCGTGGAATCCAACGCGCGGACCAACGGGGTGAGCGTCAACTTGCGTTTCGATCACGACACCGATATGAAGCTGGCCTACGTGGAGGTCCGCGACCGCGTGGAGCGGGTACGGCCCCGGCTGCCCGATGGAATAGACCGTATCTGGGTAAGGAAGTTCTCCACTACCGATATCCCGATCATGTGGCTCGCCATGTCATGGCACGGCGACCAGGACGCGCTGTTCCAGGTGGTCGACGAACAGCTCCGGCCCCGCCTCGAGCGTCTGGACGGCATCGCCGGAATCGACACCTGGGGATCGCAGTCCCGGCAGGTGATCATCGATATGGATGAAGACCTGCTGAAGGCCTACAGGGTGAATCCCGAGCAGTTTCTGGGCGCCATGGAACAGGCCAACATGGACTCCCCCGGGGGATACGTGGAAGACGGCGGGTTCCGCTACCTGGTCCGGCTCACGGGCGCGTTCGAGTCCGTGGAAGACATCCGGGCATTCCCGATCAATGAGCGAGGCCTTCGCCTCGGCGACGTCGCCGACGTCGCCTACCGTAAACCCACGAGCCAGTGGGGTTATCGCCTCGACGGCCAGGACGCCGTGGGCATGGTCATCCGGAAGGAATCCAACGCCAACACCGTGGAGGTGACGGCCGCCGTCCGGGAGACGCTGGACGAGCTGACGCGGGATCCGCGCTGGCCCGGCCTGACCTACCACGTCTTCTTCCAGCAGTCCACGTGGATACTGAGTTCGCTCAGTGCGCTCGGAAACGCGGGGATGTGGGGGGGACTGTTCGCCGTAGGCGTGCTGTTCTTCTTCTTGAGGAGGTACCGGACGACCTTCATCATCGCCGCGTCCATCCCCGCGTCCATCCTGGTCACGTTCACGGCCATGTATTTCATCAATACGAGTTACCAGATCCTGTCGCTCAACCTCATCTCCCTGATGGGCCTGATGCTCGGCATCGGCATGCTGGTGGACAACGCCGTGGTGGTGCTGGAAAACATCCTCCGGCTCCGGCGCCAGGGCATGGAACCCGTAAAGGCGGCCATTCAGGGCGCCCGTGAGGTCGCCGTCGCCGTCAGTGCTGCGACGCTCACCACGGCCATCGTATTCCTGCCCCTGCTTTTCATCGACGGCGGAGGCGCGCAGACTCAGATGAGAGAACTGGGCCTGGTCATCACCATCTCCCTGGTGTCCTCCCTGGTCATGTCGCTGAGCTTCATTCCGCTGCTTGCCTCCCGTTTGCTGAAGGACGGAGCCCTGCCGGCCGTCGGTCTGCTGGATGCGCTGGAAGACCGGTACAGCAGGCTGATCGGCTGGGTGCTGAACCACCGGCTCGATGTGGCGCTCATCCTGGGCGGCTTCGTCATCCTGACTATGCTCATACCCATGCAGAAGGTCAAACTCGACAACACGCCCACGGACCAGCGGCAGGTATGGATGTACGTCGAACCCGGTCCGTTCCTCGATCTGGAGGAGACGGACCGCTTTGTGACCGAACGGGAGAATGAATGGCTGGCCGCGGCCGATTCGCTGAACATCAAGGCGATTCGCACGGACTTCCGGCCCGGCCGGGTATGGTTCAACGTCTATCTCAAAAACGAACGGGACGACTCGGTCTGGGAGGGACTGGTCCACAAGGCGAAATACCCGTGGGTATGGGCTTCGCTCGCGGTTTGCGCCTGCCTGCTCGTTGCCTTGAGGAAAAAGCCCTATGCCTTCCAGGCCATGGCCGTGGCCACGGCGCTGTACGTGGCCATCCTGCTGATACTCGGTACCCAGGGCGGAACGGAGACCTACCGTTCATCGGAAGAAGTCGCCAAGGTTCTGCGCGAGACGATTCCCGAGGCGCCGGGGCGCGTCGTGAGATGGCGATGGGGCGAGGAAGGCGAAGAGGATCCGAGGGTGAGCATCGCCCTGAGCGGCGAAGACCCCAGGGTGCTTGAGCAGATCGCCGGGGACGTGAACGCGCGGTTGAGCCAACTGCCGGAAATCACGACAATCACCACCGACCTGGACAACGACGACACTCAGGACGAGCTGAGGGTCACCGTGGACCGCGACCTGGCGGGCAAGTTCGGACTCACGCCCCAGCGTATCGCCGCCATGACGCTGTCGGGCATCCGGGGGCAGGAGATGAGGCGGCTGAAAACCGCGGACCGGGAGATCCGGGTCTGGCTGCAGACGGACGAAGAGGACAGGCAGACCGTCCACCAGCTGCGCGACCAGGCGGTCTACCTGGACGACGGAACCCAATTGCCGCTGGCCACCATGGCCGGTTTCTCGCAGAGCCCCGCCTTCCGAACGATCTACCGCCGGGACAGCCAGACCATACTCATGGTCCGGGCGAACACCACCACCGAAGGCATCGAGAACCTGGGTACCCGAATCAGCGGCTCCCTTGCGGACCTGGCCCTGCCGCGGGGATACTCGTGGCGGCTTGGAGAGCGGTGGGAGCAGTTGGAGGAAGACACGCAGACCATGGCGCTGGCCGCCATGCTGGCCCTGGTCGCGGTACTCCTGCTGCTGGGTTCCCTGTTCGAGTCCTACATCGATCCCCTGATCATCGTCCTGGTGTCCATTCCCTTCGCCTACTTCGGATGCTACTGGATGTTGTTCGCTACCGGCACCCACATGTCGGTGCTCGCGCTCATCGGGGTGGTCATCCTCATCGGGGTGGTCGTAAACAACGCCATCGTGTTCATCGACCACATCAAGCACCTGGAGAAAGAGGGTGGCCTGAAGGGCCGGGAAGCGATCATCCAGGCCGGACGCGACCGCCTGCGGCCGATCCTGATGACGGCGCTGACGACCATGCTCGGCCTGCTGCCCATGGCCATCGGCAACGCTTCGCTGGGGGATCTGCCCTACTATCCCATGGGCCGGTCGGTGATGGGCGGCCTGATCTTCTCCACGATAGGCGCCATGATTGCGCTGCCCCTGGTCTACAGCGCCTTCGAAGACCTTCGGTCCTGGTGGCGGGGCATCCTGGCCAGGATCCGCCAGCCGGTGTGA